Genomic DNA from Haloarcula marina:
TCCAGTGAGGTCGCCCGCGACGCCGACGACGCTGGCCCCGCCCTGCCCGAACAGCGCCAGCAACTGCTCGCTGTAGGCGACCAACAGCGTGACGACGACGTAGATAGCCGCGAGTCGCGGCATGATGTCCCGGACCTTCGACACCGTCTCGCCGTAGGCCTCCCGGAGCGCCGCCGCGCGGGTGTCTGGCCGGTCGGTGCCTGTCACGTCGGCCGCGTCGCTCTCGGTCGCACCGCCGTCGGTCGTCGCCTCGTCCGCGTCGGCCGCGGCGGTCGCCCGGCCGTCTAACAGCACCGCGCCCGCGGCGATGCCGGTCAGCGTGATAGCGAGCGCAACCAATCCGCGCGTGGTGACGTAGAGAACGCCGACGCGCGGGCCGAGGATGGGAACGAGGATGGGGACGTAGAACGTGACGATGTGCTGGGCGAACCCGAAGAAGGTGTTTATCGTCACCGCGACGAGCGTCGCCCGGTCGTCCAAAACCCCCGATTCCCGGAAGTCCGCCAGCATCCCGTAGCCCGCCGTCGGCGAGGCAGTCGTCGTCAGGATGGCCGTCCCCGCCTCCTCCGGGAGGTTCGCCGGACCGGTGAGGTACTGCGAGACGACCGCAATCTTCTCTACCAGTCCGAACGCCACCGCGAGGTTCGCGAGAAACACCCCCAGCGAGAGGAACACCGCGATGCGGGCCACCCGCAGGACAGCCTCGGCCAACAGCGCGGTGACCGGGTGTGTCAGCAGGTCGGCGACGGCGTTCTGCACGTCCCGAACTCGGACCGACGGCGGCAAAGGTCCGTCGAAATCCGGGGCTATGCCCCGACGAACACGCGCACCACGCCGAAGAGGACGAGGACCCCCAGCACGTCACAGACGTTGGTGACGACGGGGATAACCACGTCGTCCGGGTCCAGTTCGAACCGGTAGGCCGCGTACGTCGTCACCGTCGTGACCCCGACGGCGAGCGCCGCCAAGACGACGCCGCTGGTCAGCGCGATGGCGACGACCAGACCCAGCGGGAGGCGCGCGCCGCCGACCACCGACTGGACCGCCCACGCCCCGGCCCCGACCAGCGGGAACACCGTCAGCGCGAGTGCGACGGTGGCGAGGGCGTTGCCCGCCAATCTGTCGTCGGTCGGGTCGAAGGATAGCAGGCCGAGGTGAAACGCCGTCGAGAACCGCGCGGCGAGGATGCTCCCGAGGTTGCCCGCCATCCCGATGGTGACCGGGACGAGGACGAGGAGCGAGGGGTAGCGAAGCAGCGTCGACTCGAACGTATCGAGGACGAGACCACTCCCGAGTTCGATGGCCGTCAGCACCACCAGCACGGGGAACATCCGGCGGACGATACCCCGGACGGACCACGCCGAGGACGCCACGTCAGCCACCTCCCAGCGCGAGGACGATGCGCGTCGCCGCCAGCAGCGTCGCCACGCCCACCACGTCGCCCGTCGTCGTCACAACCGGCCCGGCGAGCGTGTCCGGGTTGAGGCCGCGCCGGTAGCCGACGAACACCACCGAGACGACGGCGATAGTGAGGAGGACGCCCGAGACGAACCCGGCGATCAGCGCGATACCGACGAGCGTCCACAGCGACGCCGACGGCCGACCGAGCGCCAACAAGAGCGCGACGGCCAGCACCGCCGCCACGCCGCTGACGAGGACCCCGTTCGTGAGCGCCGCCACCACCGCCGCGTTCACGCGGTGGTCGGCGAGCGAGAACCGGGGTTCGACCAACCCCTGATGGAGCGCCGACCCGAGGCGCGCGCCGAGCGACCCGTAGACGTTGCCGCGGGTCGCCAACAGCGCCGGGACCAACACGAGCAGTCCCGCGACCTGTTCGAGTTCCGCGTCCATCCCCCCGAGGACGACGCCAGCGAAGAGGCCGCCGACCGCGCTGAGCGTCAGCACCGGCAGCGACTCCCGGTAAGCCTCGACGGCCACCTCGCGGACGGTCATTATCGGACCGACAGGGCGCATTCGGAAAAAGAGGGGTGGTCCGGCGTCCGCGACCGAAGCGTTCAGGCCCGTTCGCCCCAACCCACAGGCGATGGACGAGCCACGGGTCCTCCTGACGAACGACGACGGTATCGACGCCCCCGGTCTCGCGAGCCTCTACGAGGAACTCACCGCAGTCGCCGACGTGACGGTCGTCGCGCCCGCCGAGAACCAGAGCGGCGTCGGCCGGACCCGAAGCCACCGCACCACCCGCGAAGAGCACCCGTGGGGGTACGCCCTCCACGGCACGCCCGCCGACTGCGCCGCCTACGGCCTGCGCGGCCTCGACGCGGAGTTCGACCTCGTGGTCTCGGGGTGCAACCACGGCCCGAACGCCGGGAACTACGTCGTCGGACGCTCGGGGACCGTCGGGGCCTGCGTCGAGGCGGGCTTTCTGGGCGTCCCCGGCGTCGCCGTCTCCGCCTATCACTGCGAGGACTTCTTCGTCTCGCCCGCCGACTCCTACGACTTCGACCGCCCCGCCCGGGTCGCAACGGAAGTCGTCGTCCGCGCCCTTTCGGGCGGCGTCTTCGAGACGGCGGACTTCCTCAACGTCAACGTCCCCGTCGACGTGGCCGACCCCGAGATGCGCCTGACCGAACCGCACCACGACTACGACTTACAGGTCGAACACGACACCCAGACGGCTGTCGACGAACAGGCCAACAACGGGACTGAGGGCGACATCGCCCTCCGGGACGTGGTGTGGCCCGACACCGTCGGGTGGGAGAACCCCTTCGCCAGTGACGTTCCCTTAGGCGACCGCTACCCCGTCGGAACCGACCGCCGCGCACTGGTCGACGGCGAGGTCAGCGTCTCGCCGCTGACCGCCCCCGCCGTCGGCGTCCAGTCGAGCGCACTCGA
This window encodes:
- a CDS encoding nucleoside recognition protein, which codes for MQNAVADLLTHPVTALLAEAVLRVARIAVFLSLGVFLANLAVAFGLVEKIAVVSQYLTGPANLPEEAGTAILTTTASPTAGYGMLADFRESGVLDDRATLVAVTINTFFGFAQHIVTFYVPILVPILGPRVGVLYVTTRGLVALAITLTGIAAGAVLLDGRATAAADADEATTDGGATESDAADVTGTDRPDTRAAALREAYGETVSKVRDIMPRLAAIYVVVTLLVAYSEQLLALFGQGGASVVGVAGDLTGLLGLPSAAVPVVAAFALDTTSGAVVIAPLVENGTFTARTAVATMLVGGIVSFAVSTFKRSIPFQYGIWGREFGSKVIAVNTALKIVWIAVALVVLLA
- a CDS encoding magnesium transporter gives rise to the protein MADVASSAWSVRGIVRRMFPVLVVLTAIELGSGLVLDTFESTLLRYPSLLVLVPVTIGMAGNLGSILAARFSTAFHLGLLSFDPTDDRLAGNALATVALALTVFPLVGAGAWAVQSVVGGARLPLGLVVAIALTSGVVLAALAVGVTTVTTYAAYRFELDPDDVVIPVVTNVCDVLGVLVLFGVVRVFVGA
- a CDS encoding magnesium transporter, with amino-acid sequence MTVREVAVEAYRESLPVLTLSAVGGLFAGVVLGGMDAELEQVAGLLVLVPALLATRGNVYGSLGARLGSALHQGLVEPRFSLADHRVNAAVVAALTNGVLVSGVAAVLAVALLLALGRPSASLWTLVGIALIAGFVSGVLLTIAVVSVVFVGYRRGLNPDTLAGPVVTTTGDVVGVATLLAATRIVLALGGG
- the surE gene encoding 5'/3'-nucleotidase SurE — encoded protein: MDEPRVLLTNDDGIDAPGLASLYEELTAVADVTVVAPAENQSGVGRTRSHRTTREEHPWGYALHGTPADCAAYGLRGLDAEFDLVVSGCNHGPNAGNYVVGRSGTVGACVEAGFLGVPGVAVSAYHCEDFFVSPADSYDFDRPARVATEVVVRALSGGVFETADFLNVNVPVDVADPEMRLTEPHHDYDLQVEHDTQTAVDEQANNGTEGDIALRDVVWPDTVGWENPFASDVPLGDRYPVGTDRRALVDGEVSVSPLTAPAVGVQSSALETLVTGFNESGAARKRAE